One Pantoea trifolii genomic region harbors:
- a CDS encoding FAD-dependent oxidoreductase produces the protein MSRWSVLGCGVAGLCVATLLAERGEDVEVIGDDARRPASWFAGGMLAPWCEAESAPRDVITLGQHAAAWWQQRVSSVKHQGTLVVAPPRDSQELNRFARMTEQHQWVDPADIEPALEGRFARGLFFAGEAHLDPRLALQEMRDTLIARGVPFNNRAPSGQIIDCRGIHAAPQLPRLRAVRGEMLILHSEDVQFSRPIRLLHPRFPCYLVPRRGGHFMLGATMIESDDASAISARAMMELLSAAYAIHPALAEARVIESGSGLRPAYPANLPEIHYHNHTFYLNGMYRHGFLLAPMLAEQLMQRLSGELKNEHSA, from the coding sequence GTGAGCCGCTGGAGCGTGCTCGGCTGCGGCGTGGCGGGCTTGTGCGTGGCTACGTTGCTGGCGGAACGCGGCGAAGACGTCGAGGTGATTGGCGATGACGCGCGCCGCCCGGCATCGTGGTTTGCTGGCGGCATGCTGGCACCCTGGTGTGAAGCCGAAAGTGCGCCGCGCGACGTCATCACCCTTGGACAACACGCCGCCGCATGGTGGCAACAGCGCGTCAGCAGCGTAAAGCATCAGGGCACGTTGGTGGTTGCGCCGCCGCGCGATAGCCAGGAACTCAACCGTTTCGCCCGTATGACCGAGCAGCACCAATGGGTCGATCCCGCCGACATCGAACCGGCGCTGGAAGGGCGCTTTGCACGCGGTCTGTTTTTCGCCGGGGAAGCGCATCTCGATCCGCGTCTGGCGTTGCAGGAGATGCGAGACACGCTGATCGCACGCGGCGTACCATTCAACAATCGTGCGCCGAGCGGCCAGATTATCGATTGTCGCGGCATCCACGCCGCGCCACAACTGCCGCGCCTGCGTGCGGTGCGCGGCGAAATGCTGATTCTGCACAGCGAAGACGTGCAGTTTTCCCGCCCGATTCGTCTGCTGCATCCGCGTTTTCCCTGCTATCTGGTGCCGCGACGCGGCGGCCACTTTATGCTCGGCGCCACCATGATCGAGAGCGACGACGCCAGCGCCATCAGCGCGCGCGCCATGATGGAGTTGCTCAGCGCCGCCTACGCCATTCATCCGGCTTTAGCCGAAGCGCGCGTCATTGAGAGCGGCAGCGGGCTGCGTCCGGCTTATCCGGCGAATCTGCCGGAAATCCACTATCACAACCACACCTTTTATCTCAACGGCATGTATCGCCACGGTTTTCTGCTGGCACCGATGCTGGCAGAGCAGCTGATGCAGCGTCTTTCTGGGGAACTTAAAAATGAACATTCAGCTTAA
- the thiS gene encoding sulfur carrier protein ThiS, whose protein sequence is MNIQLNGRLISTQANSLSELLIEQQIDAACVATAYNGAFVPKSQYYTQLLDEGCQLEVLSPMQGG, encoded by the coding sequence ATGAACATTCAGCTTAACGGCCGCCTCATCAGCACGCAGGCAAACAGCCTGAGCGAATTGCTGATCGAGCAGCAAATTGACGCGGCCTGCGTCGCCACCGCCTACAACGGTGCGTTTGTGCCAAAAAGCCAGTACTACACGCAGCTGCTGGATGAAGGTTGCCAGCTTGAAGTGCTGTCACCGATGCAGGGAGGTTAA
- a CDS encoding thiazole synthase, which yields MFYDFDPQSRFLLGTAGYPSPAILQQAIAASGTDIITVSLRREGAAGAAFRELLTGLNIRVLPNTAGCHTVKEAVTTAHMARELFNTAWIKLEVIGHADTLQPDPFALVEAARILSAEGFQVFPYTTEDLIVGEKLLAAGCELLMPWGAPIGSGQGLRNIDGLRAMRAWFSDIPLIIDAGIGAPSQAAQAMEMGFDGILLNTAVAKAGDPIGMANAFRLAIEAGQAARAAGLMEKRDMAAASTPIFGLANLS from the coding sequence ATGTTTTACGATTTTGACCCGCAATCGCGCTTCCTGCTCGGCACCGCCGGTTATCCTTCGCCCGCCATTTTGCAGCAGGCGATTGCCGCCTCCGGCACCGACATCATCACCGTCAGTTTACGGCGCGAAGGCGCGGCGGGCGCGGCTTTCCGTGAACTGCTGACCGGCCTCAACATCCGCGTGTTACCCAATACCGCCGGTTGTCACACGGTGAAAGAAGCCGTCACCACCGCGCACATGGCGCGCGAACTGTTCAACACCGCGTGGATCAAGCTGGAAGTGATTGGTCACGCCGACACGCTGCAGCCCGATCCTTTCGCGCTGGTGGAAGCCGCGCGCATCCTCAGCGCAGAGGGTTTTCAGGTGTTTCCTTACACCACTGAAGATCTGATCGTCGGCGAAAAACTGCTGGCGGCGGGCTGCGAACTGTTGATGCCGTGGGGCGCGCCGATTGGTTCCGGTCAGGGTTTACGTAACATCGACGGCCTGCGTGCCATGCGCGCGTGGTTCAGCGACATTCCGCTGATCATTGATGCCGGCATTGGCGCGCCGTCGCAGGCGGCGCAGGCGATGGAGATGGGCTTTGATGGCATTCTGCTCAACACCGCCGTCGCCAAAGCGGGCGATCCGATCGGCATGGCCAACGCCTTCCGTCTGGCGATTGAAGCCGGGCAAGCCGCTCGCGCTGCCGGACTGATGGAGAAGCGCGATATGGCCGCTGCGTCCACGCCGATTTTTGGCCTGGCAAATCTGAGTTGA
- a CDS encoding HesA/MoeB/ThiF family protein, producing the protein MQRYQRQMMLAEIGEAGQQKLLDARVLVAGAGGLGATLLPQLVGAGVGHIRLYDDDVVALHNLHRQTLFTEQDIDQPKVLRAQQALHQRNSQVQIEALQQSLSASNVQQALAGCDLVIDAADNFAVTYQLSDACMKAGMPLISASVLGRQGYIGGFCGGAPSYRAVFPRLPSSAANCNTAGVMGPAVATLGAMQAQMALSVLLELQPSPLGCLVNCDFVNWHFRPFRFDDAEEPEHAVPFIDPSMLAADDCIVELRSCEEAPVSVADGVERILPQAIAAWQPPAQQRIVLVCASGIRAAQAASALAQRGFLQLAILAANRP; encoded by the coding sequence ATGCAACGTTATCAACGCCAGATGATGCTGGCGGAAATCGGCGAAGCAGGGCAGCAGAAGCTGCTCGACGCGCGCGTGCTGGTGGCGGGCGCGGGTGGATTAGGTGCCACGCTACTGCCGCAGCTGGTGGGCGCGGGCGTCGGCCATATTCGGCTGTATGACGACGATGTGGTGGCGCTGCATAACCTGCATCGGCAAACGCTGTTTACTGAGCAGGATATCGACCAGCCCAAAGTGCTGCGCGCGCAACAGGCGTTGCATCAGCGTAATTCGCAAGTGCAGATTGAAGCATTGCAGCAGTCGCTGAGCGCCAGCAACGTGCAGCAGGCGCTGGCGGGATGCGATCTGGTGATCGACGCCGCCGATAACTTTGCCGTCACCTACCAACTTTCGGATGCTTGCATGAAGGCGGGCATGCCGCTGATCAGCGCCTCGGTGCTGGGACGGCAAGGTTACATTGGCGGATTCTGTGGCGGCGCGCCGAGCTACCGCGCCGTGTTCCCGCGTTTGCCGTCATCGGCGGCGAACTGCAACACCGCGGGCGTGATGGGCCCAGCGGTGGCGACGCTTGGCGCGATGCAGGCGCAGATGGCGCTCAGCGTGCTGCTGGAATTGCAGCCATCACCGCTCGGTTGTCTGGTGAACTGCGACTTCGTGAACTGGCATTTTCGCCCGTTCCGCTTTGATGATGCGGAAGAGCCGGAACATGCAGTGCCGTTTATCGACCCGTCAATGCTTGCCGCCGATGACTGCATTGTCGAGTTGCGCAGTTGTGAGGAAGCGCCGGTCAGCGTGGCGGATGGCGTTGAGCGCATCTTGCCGCAGGCGATTGCGGCATGGCAGCCGCCCGCCCAGCAGCGCATCGTGCTGGTGTGCGCCAGCGGCATCCGCGCCGCGCAGGCCGCTAGCGCGCTGGCGCAGCGCGGATTTCTTCAGCTGGCGATTCTGGCGGCCAATCGCCCATGA
- a CDS encoding ABC transporter ATP-binding protein, which yields MNQDILFNHVSFSWGDKPLCQRLNLQLRGGKTTVMLGRSGIGKSTLLRLVAGLLKPQQGAVQGLSGNVAWMGQQDLLYPWLTVLDNVMLSARLSGEKPDRPRALALLEQVKLSDVAHAPPQQLSGGMRQRVALARTLYAQRDVVLMDEPFATLDVMTKLSLQTLTAELLQGKTVLLVTHDPLEACRMADDILLLQGQPLAIESWPVPGGDAPRAFDHPDVLQAQAQLFSRLNTHENTV from the coding sequence ATGAATCAGGACATTCTCTTCAACCATGTAAGCTTTAGCTGGGGCGATAAACCGCTGTGTCAGCGGCTGAATCTGCAACTGCGCGGCGGCAAAACCACGGTGATGCTGGGACGCAGCGGCATCGGCAAAAGTACGCTGCTGCGGCTGGTGGCCGGATTACTCAAGCCGCAGCAGGGCGCGGTGCAGGGCTTAAGCGGCAACGTGGCGTGGATGGGCCAGCAGGATCTGCTTTATCCATGGCTGACGGTGCTCGACAACGTGATGCTGTCGGCGCGGCTCAGCGGCGAAAAGCCGGATCGTCCGCGCGCGCTGGCACTGCTGGAGCAGGTGAAACTCAGCGACGTGGCGCATGCGCCGCCGCAGCAACTTTCGGGCGGCATGCGGCAACGCGTGGCGCTGGCACGCACGCTCTATGCGCAGCGCGACGTAGTGCTGATGGATGAACCTTTCGCCACGCTGGATGTGATGACCAAACTCAGCCTGCAAACGCTGACTGCCGAATTACTGCAAGGCAAAACCGTGCTGCTGGTGACGCACGATCCGCTGGAAGCGTGCCGCATGGCCGATGACATTCTGCTGCTGCAAGGCCAGCCGCTGGCCATCGAAAGCTGGCCGGTTCCCGGCGGTGACGCGCCGCGTGCGTTTGATCATCCCGACGTGCTGCAGGCGCAGGCTCAACTCTTCTCCCGACTGAATACCCATGAAAACACTGTTTAG
- a CDS encoding ABC transporter permease gives MKTLFSAIYLIVVLLCGWLLARHSGVPTFLLPAPQAVLEALWLHRQLLWHHALYTLAEIVLALLLGIGAGVTLAVLMAASPLLRRVLFPLVTASQAIPVFALAPLLVLWLGFGIASKVVVAALILFFPLCLSLFDGLCRTPSGWLELAQTSTSSRFRIFWRVRWPAALPQFFSGLQMAVVLAPIGVVIGEWVGASEGLGYLMMQSNARLETATSFAALLLLLILALLLSGSVALMRKKLLWQST, from the coding sequence ATGAAAACACTGTTTAGCGCGATTTACCTGATCGTGGTGCTGCTGTGCGGTTGGCTGCTGGCGCGTCACAGCGGCGTGCCAACTTTCCTGCTGCCCGCGCCGCAGGCAGTGCTTGAAGCGCTGTGGTTGCATCGTCAACTGCTGTGGCATCACGCGCTCTATACGCTGGCGGAAATTGTGCTGGCGCTGCTGCTGGGCATCGGCGCGGGCGTGACGTTGGCGGTGCTGATGGCGGCCAGTCCGCTGCTGCGTCGCGTGCTGTTTCCGCTGGTCACCGCCAGCCAGGCGATTCCGGTGTTTGCCCTCGCGCCGCTGCTGGTGCTGTGGCTCGGCTTTGGTATCGCCTCGAAAGTAGTGGTGGCGGCCTTGATCCTGTTCTTCCCGCTGTGCTTATCGCTGTTCGATGGGCTGTGTCGCACGCCCAGCGGCTGGCTGGAACTGGCGCAAACCAGCACGTCATCGCGCTTTCGCATCTTCTGGCGCGTGCGCTGGCCCGCCGCGTTACCGCAATTTTTCTCTGGCCTGCAGATGGCGGTGGTGCTGGCGCCGATTGGCGTGGTGATTGGTGAATGGGTCGGTGCCAGCGAAGGGCTTGGCTATCTGATGATGCAATCCAACGCGCGCCTGGAAACCGCCACCAGCTTCGCAGCACTGCTGCTGTTACTGATTCTGGCGCTGCTGCTTTCGGGCAGCGTGGCGCTGATGCGTAAGAAACTCCTCTGGCAATCTACATAA
- a CDS encoding ABC transporter substrate-binding protein produces the protein MNTLRIALTALLLLATANVQAAEKVRLLLDWFINPNHAAIFAAQHSGAFKKEGLDVEMIAPADSASVPLLLAAGKVDLAISYQPQLYTLVDKEVPVIRVGTLINQPLNTLTTVSGDIHSLKDFAGKTIGYAVPGTEDVAIRNMLKSQGVDADSVKLINLNMDGTSALLTHKIDGAMTIFRNYELLDLKDKGAKPTVFKPEDYGVPAYDELIIVANQKTAAQDRRIPAFLSGLDAGVAWLRAHPQEAWQAFIKQYPELNTPLNHEAWQATLPYFAAHSAEFDQARYQAFGEYMKANGVIKVVAPMARYSL, from the coding sequence GTGAATACCCTACGAATCGCATTGACCGCGTTGCTGCTGCTGGCGACCGCTAACGTCCAGGCGGCGGAGAAAGTTCGTCTGCTGCTCGACTGGTTTATTAACCCCAACCACGCGGCGATTTTTGCTGCCCAGCACAGCGGCGCGTTTAAGAAAGAGGGGCTGGATGTGGAGATGATCGCGCCGGCCGATTCTGCTTCGGTGCCGTTGCTGCTGGCGGCGGGTAAAGTCGATCTCGCCATCAGCTACCAGCCGCAGCTCTACACGCTGGTGGATAAAGAGGTGCCGGTGATCCGCGTCGGCACGTTGATTAATCAGCCGCTGAATACGCTGACCACGGTGTCAGGCGATATCCACTCGCTGAAAGATTTCGCGGGCAAAACCATCGGTTATGCGGTGCCGGGCACCGAAGATGTGGCGATTCGCAATATGCTGAAATCACAGGGCGTTGATGCTGACTCGGTGAAGCTTATCAACCTGAATATGGATGGCACCTCCGCGCTCCTTACGCACAAGATTGATGGCGCGATGACCATCTTCCGCAACTACGAGCTGCTGGACCTGAAAGACAAAGGTGCCAAGCCAACGGTGTTTAAACCGGAAGATTATGGCGTGCCTGCTTATGATGAGCTGATCATTGTGGCAAACCAGAAAACTGCCGCGCAGGATAGACGCATTCCGGCGTTTTTAAGTGGTCTGGATGCCGGTGTGGCGTGGCTGCGTGCACATCCGCAGGAAGCGTGGCAGGCGTTTATTAAGCAATATCCCGAGCTGAATACGCCGCTCAATCACGAGGCGTGGCAGGCAACGCTGCCGTATTTCGCCGCGCACAGTGCGGAGTTTGATCAGGCGCGCTATCAGGCGTTTGGTGAATATATGAAGGCCAATGGCGTGATTAAAGTTGTGGCACCTATGGCGCGATATTCGTTGTAG
- the fepB gene encoding Fe2+-enterobactin ABC transporter substrate-binding protein: MRFPALSLLLSLFFICTHVHADAAWPRTLATPKGPFTLQQPPQRIVSTSVTLSGTLLAINAPLVGSGATSRSSSVSDAQGFFTQWSAVAKARQVKPLYISQPNAEAIAAEAPDLIVMAATGGDSALRLYDQLQTIAPVLVIDYGDKSWQALTLQLGEITGHEADAKKVIAAFDQRVDAVRHKITLPPQPTSALVYYEDGRGMNLWTPASAQGELLQDLGFTLAAPPASFQGSTSMGKRNDIIQLNGENMADGITGNTLLLFAADEKTVPQVAKNPFLAHLPAVQQHDIFAVGNDTFRLDYYSASNMLSSIERQFSR; encoded by the coding sequence ATGCGTTTCCCCGCTCTTTCTCTGCTACTTAGCCTGTTTTTCATTTGCACCCATGTACATGCCGACGCCGCCTGGCCGCGCACTCTCGCCACACCTAAAGGCCCGTTCACTCTCCAACAGCCGCCGCAGCGTATTGTCTCTACCAGCGTGACGTTGAGTGGCACTTTGCTGGCGATTAACGCGCCGCTGGTGGGATCCGGGGCTACCAGTCGCAGCAGCAGCGTGTCGGATGCGCAGGGTTTTTTCACGCAATGGAGCGCAGTGGCAAAAGCGCGACAGGTTAAGCCGCTCTATATCTCGCAGCCGAATGCCGAAGCGATTGCCGCCGAAGCGCCAGATTTGATCGTGATGGCTGCCACCGGCGGCGATTCGGCGCTACGCTTGTACGATCAGCTGCAAACCATCGCTCCGGTGTTAGTGATCGACTACGGCGACAAGAGCTGGCAGGCATTGACCTTGCAGCTGGGCGAGATTACCGGCCATGAAGCCGATGCTAAAAAGGTGATTGCAGCGTTCGACCAACGGGTAGACGCGGTGCGTCACAAGATCACGCTGCCGCCGCAGCCGACCTCTGCGCTGGTCTATTACGAAGATGGACGCGGAATGAACTTGTGGACGCCAGCATCGGCGCAGGGCGAGCTGTTGCAGGATTTGGGCTTCACGCTGGCCGCGCCGCCCGCCAGTTTTCAGGGCAGCACCAGCATGGGCAAGCGCAATGACATTATTCAGCTGAACGGCGAAAACATGGCCGATGGTATTACCGGCAACACGCTGTTACTGTTCGCCGCCGATGAAAAAACCGTGCCGCAGGTGGCGAAGAATCCGTTCCTCGCCCATCTGCCTGCAGTACAGCAGCACGACATCTTTGCCGTAGGTAACGACACCTTCCGCCTCGATTACTACAGCGCCAGCAATATGCTCAGCAGCATCGAGCGGCAGTTTAGCCGTTAA
- the entS gene encoding enterobactin transporter EntS produces the protein MAKPSIFLDFSLLKNNASFRAIFCARMLSVFALGMLAVGVPVQIQAMTGSTLQVGVAVMLDGIGMFIGLLLGGVLADRYDRRKLILFARGTCGIGFVLLSLNAFSPAPSLLALYFLAFWDGFFGALGMTALMAVIPLIVGREHLAEAGALSMLTVRLGAILSPALGGMIIVAAGVGWAFAVAAMGTLATLIPLVRLPSMKPEQQEPEHPLRALASGMQFVCQHKVVGAVVLVGLLLSMVGAVRILFPALALTYHADASALGLMYSAVPLGAMIGAFTSGWVRQLARPGFVLIGCALLAFACIASLGLFSHLLPALLALVCYGYSNAIASLLQFMLTQHHTPDALLGRVNSLGTAQDVTGDSVGALGLGALARALAPLSSVLWFGGLAAGLLVLLSLAARGLRSARLGEQPDAPQPATADA, from the coding sequence ATGGCTAAGCCCTCGATATTCTTAGATTTCAGTTTGCTCAAAAACAACGCATCGTTCCGCGCGATATTCTGCGCGCGCATGCTCTCGGTATTCGCCCTTGGCATGCTGGCGGTTGGCGTGCCGGTGCAAATTCAGGCGATGACCGGATCCACGCTGCAGGTCGGCGTGGCGGTCATGCTCGACGGCATCGGCATGTTTATCGGCCTGCTGCTCGGCGGCGTGCTGGCCGATCGCTACGATCGCCGCAAGCTAATCCTGTTCGCACGCGGCACCTGCGGCATCGGCTTTGTGCTGCTCAGCCTCAACGCCTTCAGCCCAGCGCCGTCGTTACTGGCGCTCTACTTCCTCGCCTTTTGGGATGGCTTCTTTGGCGCGCTCGGCATGACTGCGCTGATGGCGGTGATCCCATTAATCGTTGGACGTGAACATCTGGCAGAAGCCGGTGCGCTCAGCATGCTAACGGTGCGCCTCGGCGCGATTTTGTCACCCGCGCTCGGCGGTATGATCATCGTCGCGGCAGGTGTCGGCTGGGCCTTTGCGGTCGCCGCGATGGGCACGCTGGCGACGCTGATTCCGCTGGTGCGTTTACCGTCGATGAAGCCCGAACAGCAGGAACCGGAGCATCCGCTGCGTGCGCTGGCAAGCGGCATGCAGTTTGTCTGCCAGCATAAAGTGGTTGGCGCGGTAGTGCTGGTTGGCTTGCTGCTCAGCATGGTTGGCGCGGTGCGTATTCTGTTCCCGGCGCTGGCGCTGACCTATCACGCCGATGCGTCCGCATTAGGATTGATGTACTCGGCGGTGCCGCTGGGCGCGATGATCGGTGCCTTTACCAGCGGCTGGGTGCGGCAGTTGGCGCGTCCGGGATTCGTGCTGATTGGCTGTGCGCTGCTGGCGTTTGCCTGCATCGCCTCGCTCGGCCTTTTTAGCCATCTTCTGCCCGCGCTGCTGGCGCTGGTGTGTTACGGCTACAGCAACGCCATCGCCTCGCTGTTGCAGTTTATGCTGACGCAGCATCACACGCCGGATGCGCTGCTGGGACGCGTCAACAGCCTCGGTACCGCGCAGGATGTCACCGGCGATTCCGTTGGTGCATTAGGTTTAGGTGCGCTGGCTCGCGCGCTGGCACCGCTGAGCAGCGTACTGTGGTTTGGCGGATTGGCGGCGGGATTGCTGGTGCTGCTGTCGCTGGCGGCGCGCGGTCTGCGCTCGGCGCGCCTCGGTGAACAACCGGACGCGCCACAACCCGCCACCGCCGATGCTTAA